Below is a window of Equus quagga isolate Etosha38 chromosome 4, UCLA_HA_Equagga_1.0, whole genome shotgun sequence DNA.
GGAGGGACCTCAGCTTTGTTAGGAAAAAGGCTCAAGTACTAGAGTATTTTCTGTGGCCCTTCTTTGCTCAGTCCTTCAAActaaaaaagcacaaacaactgTGGCCATTCTTGCACTCTAAGTATTAACAAAGGCACCCTCACGGGTGACAGGATGCTAACCAATGGCTACCTCTCCTGGTGCTGAGACCTCCCTCTAGATCTGCCTGATCTGTCCTCAAGAAGTGTTTATAAAGACTGTTTCGCCTATGTATAAGAGTACTCAAATTTTTCTTTGCCTGAAGTAAAGGGAAATTTCAAATGTTCAGATTAAAACCAAGTAGCAATTGAGCCTTGAccataccattttatttttcaagtaaagGTGGAGTTGATTTATCTACGCAATGACAGAAAACTCTGTTTTTCACTCCCATTTTAAATAGCTTTGATTTAAGCAAAATCAGGTAGGATATCATCTTTGACTTAATTTCAAGTAATCATTACCAGCTTTAACTATGCAACTCATAAGCATTTTTCTCTCCTGAGTTGGTTTTAAACTCAGATTGAAACAACTGTTGTTCCCTTCATCCCAACATGTCTACTCTATTTTTATATAGAAAGATGAAATAcaccactgatattttttaaaatatctatatgcactttagaatttaaaataacagtgagTTGTTTAAACTCAAAGACCCActattttgagtatttttaataGAGACTTGGTCTTTCCATGTAagtattattagtttttttcccttcaatctCAGGCTTTTTTGTCATCTTTCAAGCAGCACCTGTAAACTCCCATATGCCCATAGATGTGAGTGCCTCTCACTGGTGTGGCAGTATTATTTAATGAAACTTATAGGGGTAACTTTATTttaatgggggtggggggtttgTCTATATGCAAAGgtatgtatattttcattgtaaaaatccaagttaaaattatttttctttgtgttaattgtttaaaatttttctagagCCAATGAGGctctttaaaaaagttatttcttccaAAGAACAAAGACAAAGCCAGGTAACAACAacctttaaatttaaatgatacaTTTATTGGAATTGTGCCTTTTCTACCAGACTGGATTAAATAAACTTGTCTTAAAGTATGGTTTTGTCGCTTTCTGGGACACTTAGTAACTTGCCATTCTTTCCTCCATGTGCCTCTGTTAATACACATGGCCAACTGACCACCTGTAACAGGTAGGTCATGTTATCAGATACACAGGTAAGGAAAGTTGTATACAACCGTCCTCCTACCCAATGTGTTGACTCAAAGCAACAGGACTCCCCAGCACACCAACCtagcttttcttttcacatgTGCACATAAATAGCAGACACCTGACTCTGTGAAGGCGCTAGACTACCTGGATTAAACACTCTGTCCAGAGGGACAATGCCAGgctctccttttcctcatctgtagtaAGCTTCAGGTCCTTGACAGAAATAGCTGTACTGTTCCAAATTTGCTTCAGTGCATCCATATGTGATAAAGGAAAGCGAAGTCCGTGAGACTGAAAAAGGATAAACTATTGAGTCAAACATAAGCAGCATTTTGTCACTTACGTGGCATTTTCATATAAACTTGCACGATTCTCAATAAATCACTATTTTTGAGATCCTTTACAAGTCTGAAATTTGTCTCAGGGAAGCTATTAGATAACTTCCAGCATTTGCCACTTCCCATATGAAAACTCAGACTTCACGGGAGGCATTCTGGTTTGTATAGTAAGAAATATTAGTCATTTGAAATGCCTCCATGTGTTACATTACACCTTTCCTACAGGTCCCAGCTCCTATCTTTTAAAGCTGGTACATGTATCTGTGTATCACAGAACTGTCCGATTTAATCCTCCCTATGCAAGGGCTCTTTGATTTGTGAAAGGTTATGTCCACACTGCAGTTATAACAACGCACATTACCCATAAATCAAAGGTAACTGATTGTTCCCAGCCACCACCAAATCACAGGAAAGACATTTAAGTTGGAAcaaacctctgtttcctcattgcCCATCATGTGCGTCTCTCTCCTATTCTTTAAGGAATGATAGATGTAAATCATCTTTTCTCGAgtttcatcctttaaaaaaaaaaagcattaagtcataaacaaaatattgagTGCTTCAATACTAGGAGAGATTCCAATAACAGGTCAACACTAAGAAAAATCTTAACACCTCAATGCTTACGTGAAATTTATTAAACTGTAAAGAATCCTTTTGGCAAAAAGtcatgatatatatgtatgtgtatatatacacacatccccGAGATATAATGTATATACATGTCACTGTAGTCCTCACAGATTACTATTTGTGTGAAGTAAATAGGTAcgtaagactttttttaaattaaatagagTATACCCGGTAGAGCATCTTCAGAAACTtgatttaatgaaaaaagaaCCATTTATATATCAACATATCAATGAAACACTCAAGTTTCTTCATTTCATCATGCCTGCACTTTTTTGCATCAAAAAAATGTGACAATCCTAGGTATACATAAATTGACAATTTATGAATACCATGGAGTAAAATATTAACTTGTGGGAAAGACCTGCTCTGTGATTTATTAAAACTTCCATTCCAATTACAGCAGCCTCCCAGTCTCTACTTCGCTTTGCTCTCCATCCTACACAGTGCAGTTACCATCTCTACCAGAATCTTCAGTCATTCCTTGTCAGTGCTTAGATAAGGGTCAAACACCCTGGTCTGACATAGAATGTCTCCAATGGATCGCTTATCAGAATAAGCAGGATTTGTTTTCAATGGGGATTTGGGAGTACATACTTTGAGGTTTTATCGATTATTATGAACCAGTCCTCTCCAGGTCTGACCCTGATGGCTGGAATAATCTGGGTATGGAGACACCTAGGTCTCCCAATCTCATCACCCTCCCCCCCAAGATCATTCATGGGGCACCACTTGAGAAAGATGATTAGGAGGAACAGGGTGAAGCGATAAGGCATGGGATGGTTCCCAAGGTCCTTAGGATTATATAAGGAACTTTCAATAATAAATGCAGAGGCTCCAACCCAGACCACAAGAAGCCCAGGAACTTATAACTCCTAAAAATTTTCCAGGTGATGCTAGGATCCGTTAGCCAGTTTAACCAGTTTTAGGAACAGCTGCACTAGGTGGCAAGGTTATGGAATGTAGATTTTCCTCTTTATGATCTACAGGAtagagatttttttaagaaatatcgACAAACCCATATGTAATGATAGATGTGCACAGTgaagagaatgggagagggaCTGAGAGGGAGGCACATGAGCAGTGTCTGCAGTGGTCCCAGCAAAAGCAATGTGGCCTGAATGAGGAGGGAAGCAGACAGATGTCAATCACTAATGAGGGGAACAGAGGAGGGTTCTGTGGGGATGAGAGCAAGACCTCAAATGCCCAACAAGAAGAGTGAGATTTGGGCATCATCTGACCTAAGGTGATGGCATTATGCCATGAGAACAGATGAATTCCCAGAGGAGAAGCGGGGGCCATCTGTCAGTGGGATGACCTGGGCCTGCGATGGAAATgcccagaggaaagaggaagcctCTTCCCCTCTGGATACTCACCGAGCGATCCTGATCTGGCCCCAGAGTGAGGATGATGTGGTCTTTAAACTGCAGTCTCACTGTGCTGTCCAACCTCGGTAGCTGTCCACCTAGAAAACCCAGAGCACCAGCCTTCAAAGGAGGAAGCCAGCAGGCTCAATCTGCTTGCAGGAGGAGCTATTCGAGAAACACATTTACTAACGGTTTGCAGGTGAACCCAAGCGTGGGGCAGGCTCTGCAAGTACTCGCTTACCCCCCCAGTCAGAGAGAGATTATAGTTTACCTGCTCCTGGAGCTCATTCTTACAGTGAAGACAGACTCACAATGAGATGAACAACAGAAGTTGAGAGGTCCATTCAACGGACAGAAACAATCCCATTGAAGTGCAGTAGCTGTCACAGCACAGACAGAACTCCCACTTCTCAGGTCTCTACCTCTCTCGCCTCTTGCTCTACACGTGGCCTCCAGAAGGGCCACCTGAGTCCAAAGTGCACCATCCCACCAATTACTAGTTGCATGACCGTGGCAAATTATTCAGTCTATGGAGGTCAAGCATAGTGTCATGTAAAAGCCACCTAAtaaagttcacagaaaaaaaaaactttccaaaactggaTTCCTCTTAGTGAAAAAGCAGCCACTAAAACCAAACTAGCCTTACAGGGTCACCCGGTTGAGGNNNNNNNNNNTCAATGTTAGAAGGGAACTTACAGATTGTCtgtttcagtggttctcaataaGGCTTTTATGAAAGTTAGTAAAAATCATACTCTCATTCTACTCTACTGAGAAAGAGAATTTCTGCCCAAGCGCTGGCCTGACACTCAGAGCTACATCTCACTCTGTTCTCCTGTTGAACAGACAGTTTCACAGAACAGCAGCATCCAACAGAGCCACTATGACTGTGGGAGATGAAGACAAAACCAAGATCACTCCATAATCATGTCAGCACTCGGGCAGAAGCACGAATACCGTCCAACCCACAAAAGTGACCAAATAGCCCCCATCCTGGCTAATCGCCGtgactgctgctgcttctccagttCTAATTCCAgcctcatttccttcctcctcctactATGGAACTGACAGGGACTCGATCATAGAACCGCTATAATTCACGTGTCTTGTCCCACCACAACACACTGAAGATGGATGTAGCTCCATGCTCCTTCTAAAATGCTTCACACTTTCCATCTGCTCAAAGAGGAGCCCACCAGGCAGGCCTCAACATGTCCCATGCTAGCCCCTAAGCAGCCAGAAGAAAACAGCAAGCCCCACCTGGCGTTGACAGCTCTGCTCCGTCTCCCACACAGTAAGGTGGGAGTCTGTTCATAATGAAATCCTTCTTCATGTCTGCTGAAAGCAGCTCTTTGGTGCCCTCCAGCTTGTCTGCAAGCATCCTCAGAAAGCCACTTACTCTTCTTCTTGCAACAGCTGTGGTTTCCACCTGCTAGAAACACAGAAGTGAGGCCCAGCCCAGACTCCAGCAGATTACCGCCTAGCTTCCAGGCTCCAGAGCAGTATGCTGAGCACAACTACCCAGTATAGACACACggggacacaaacacacacaaccgGGGCCCATAAGAACAATATCCCATTATTTCCTTGTAACCACTGTTCACCTTAAGCTGCCTATTGTTTGCCAGAAAGATCAACCATCAGGACTTTGCCTAGAAAGAGGGATCCTTGGGAATATAGTGcagtctcagctctgccttttGGGAAGCAAGCCACTGTCCTAGGGAGGGCTGCTTCAGACAGTGAAAATAACCTGTGCTCAACTCAGCACTAATTCACTCATGTTCTCAAAACTAGCCAAACAGTGCTGCTGTTTCAAACATAAAACCAGGACAGACAAGAAAGCCAGGGAATACACCAAGGCCAGGATCTCCAGTGGTCTCTCCTAACTAGGAATCTCGTGGGTGCTGAATCTACCATTCTCCAAGCCACATTCTTCAGTCATTCTGCCATTTATTCAGCCAACATTCCCACAGTGCCTGCTACTGCCACTGTGAAATACAGAAAGCCGACTGTCTGCACGACACCCTCATTCTTTGGGTTGTACAGAACGTGCAGCACTCCATTCTGGAGGAGTCAAGCCTGGCTCCtgtgggaagaaggacctgggaTCCTTGCTGGCCTGGCCTGTGGCCAGTGCTCCTCTCCCACCCGCCTCCTCTCCTCACCAGGAGCAGCTGCCGGGGTAGACCAGCCCGTAACTCCAGATCTTCCTTCGCAGTATCAAACACAAGCCCTGAAATGGTATCCAAAAGGAAATCTCCCCACGAGCTGAAACACACACCAAGAAAAACACACAGTGAACACATAtgacatatacataaaatactgATTACTAGTAAAGCCAGAAGCCACAAATTGCGTTCCAACTCCCCCATCTAGGCATTCTGAGTTCAATTAATTTGACAGCACTCAGCATAAAAACTTAAGACCTCCGTCAATCAcactgctgccctccctccccactcccagacGCTCACGTGGAATGTTAAAGGTGGAAGCCAGGCATTATCCACGACTTCTCTTAAATTTAAAGACATCAAAGAATTAACCATATACTCTGACAAAGTAGGAAGTTCAAGGAAccaattgtttcttttgtttccaactGTAGCAGAGACAAGTGTCTATGAAGAAAGCTTTGTAGGAAATTTTaacaatctaaaaaaaattttatgtgcaaaaaaaccaaaagcaatacATTTAGGGTAACAGCAAGATCCCTGAACTGTGTAATTATCTGAACAGTTAAACCTcacattttcctttgtattttccttataaaagagagcAGTGTTCTGCAGTGAAACATCCAACatcaacaattttaaaacaattgatTTTGTAACTCGTTAAACTCGAGCAATGGTTTTACTGGAGTAGAAGGTAGAAGCCAGTGGCCAAAAATAACCTCCAGGAATGAGCATCAGTGTTCAGTGACCTTTGCTTTCTCTGGGGCATTTAGAACCAGCTCGCTCCTAAAGGTGTGCCAATATAACTGCCCTCTTAAAACACTTCTCACCTATCTAAAATTTTCCTGTGTCACCAGCAGACTTCAAATTTCCAACTATGTACAAAACAGAAAGTCAGCGGGCCTTTGGCTTCTCACCCAGTAAGCAAAATTAACACTTTCATGCTTCCTGCGCGGAAAGTGGCAAAGGAGGACAAAAGCCACAGACTCTCCTGAAGACACCCACAACTACTTGGTGGCCTCACTGGTTTGCGACTTAATGTTACACCCAatctcacctcttttttttttttctttgctgaggatgattagccctgagctaacatctgtgcccatctttctctgctttatatgtaggtcactgccacagcatggctgacgaatgATGTAGGTCctcaccagggatctgaacccacaaacccggggccgctgaagtggagtgtgccaaacttaaccactaagccatgggccggccccccaacCTCCCATCTTTGATTGAACTTCAACCTGGAGACACACGCAGCTCTTTCAGCAGCATACAATAAGCCTGCTCTTCCTTTGCAGGGTCATAGGTGGAAGTCTACAGCAATAGCTCGTGGAGGAATTCAATCGCAGTGAAACAGAGCTCTGTGCTCTAAGAGTTGGAATGGATCTTGGCCCTTTCCAAAATTTGGGAATACCACCTCTTGAGGAGTTCAATTTGGTAAAGCAGCCAAAGCAACCTGCTACTGTCCCACACAGCTGGCCCCAAATGTTCTAATAATGCTACCCTTGAGAGGTATTAGGAAAAGGTCCCAAATCCTCACCTGGCACTGGACGTTAGGGAGCATCAGGACCAAAGCACAGAGACATCTCTGGGGAGCAATGGTCCTTGAGTTACATTTTTCCCATTCTAGCTCCAGCACCACCGACAAGGGCACAGGTCACAGCCCAGCCTTAACACATCAATCATGGTGCCCACCCACAGTCCTAGGCAGGCAGCTTCCAGAACCTAGACAgctcttccccagccccagctgaCTGGTGAAGGGATGGGGGGACCCAGCGCAGCCTACCAGAACTTCATTCTTGGGACTGTAAAATAGTGAGTCAGGCACTTAGTGGAAGCCAAAGCTAATAGACTCAAGGAACTAGAGGGAGGTCAGAGAAGTGATGGCAGCGTATGATGAGGCAATGCTGTGCGTAGACAGAAGCTCAGGAAGGAAAACAAGGGAGCGACAACCAATGACTGGAAAACCAGTGGCGGCAATAAGAGAAACGGAAGACAGAGAATTAGGGAAAGACAGCAGCTGAGTAATGTGGATGGCAGGACCAGAAGACACATGGATGTTCATGGGGGCACGACGTGGCTGCCAAGGCCCAGAGCTGCTTGTACACTGAACTCCTGGCTCCAGCCTCCCTGCGGCCACCCTTCTATGGCCCACTCCCTCGATGCCCCTGCTCTTCTGGAGCTGGCCTCAGTGACCTGTTCCTTACTATGCAAGGAACCTGAATGCAGCGACAGGGCCTTTTTCATAAAGAAATCTTAATACAAGCTTTGGCCTTCTACTTGTGGGCAAAGACAGCCCTAACTTCAGGCCAGGCTCCAGCTGGTTCCTCCAGTCTCTTACACACAAGGTTAATTTCACACTGCAAagccagaggaggaagcagaggtaTGCTTACTAACTCGTTTTGCAACTTAGGGCTTTGAAGCAGGGGACTCGCTGTCCCTCGGGCCTGGAAAtgtcctctcctcctctgacCTGCTGACGCTCCTCTCCTTACTCATCCTCTGAGTCTCGCTCAGCGTGGGTGTCAAGTCCTTCCTGaagccctccctcagccccagcctggcTACGGGCATCCCTCCATTCAAGAGTCTCATCGGCAGACCTGTGCTCGGATGGTCACACTCTGGTACTGTGTACAAGCCTGTCTCCCTGCTACCACCTCCGCCAGGGAGTAAGTGCTCTCAGAGCCCCTTCAGCACAGCGCCTGCATTCCCAGCGCCCGCACGCTGAACACACTAATTAACGACGGGGATCTTTTAATGGGTTTGGATGATAAACCACTGACAAGGTGCTGTGGCCCAGGCCCTGTCGTGTGATGAGGCGCTCGCCAGAAAGGAACACGGTTGTAACTGGAGCTGCTTTCAGTGCACGTGCTTCTAAGTCTGACCGTCCCAGACGGCCTTTCCTCCTTTAACTTCATGAGCTGTGAAAAGTGGTAACCTCAAGAGACCCAGAGATTTCAACGGATAGTTTCTGTTTGGAGCAATGAAGATGTTTTGGAAACAGACAGTGGTGACAGctacacaacagtgtgaatgtaacTTATgtcactgaagtgtacacttaaaaatggttaaggggctagcccggtggcacagtggttaagttcttacatcctgcttcggcggcccagggtttgctgattcagatcctagatgcggacctacacactgctcatcaagccatgctgtggcaggcgtcccacataaagtagaggaagatgggcacggatgttggcttagggccaatcttcctcagcaaaaagaggaggattggcagcagatgttagttcagggccaatcttcctcaaaaaataaacagacaaaaaaggttaaaatggcattttctgttctataattattttaccagaatacaaattattttaaaaagagagagactatgAGTCCAGCCTGGCCTCACCAACACACTGCCATACCCACAGCTACAGCTCTGTCTTCCCAGACTATGGGTCCCTTTATTTGGGCACCTCCTGGTTTTCTATATCGATTCATGGTGCTCCCAGGAGGAAGCCCAGATGGACCAATGGCATGGACAGGACCCTAAAGGACTATGACATCAGCAAGGGAGCCAGAGGCTCCCGGGGTGGATAAGGGGGAGAGAAGTGCCAACTGCCTCATGTCCCTTCTGAACGTGGCTGCTATGGGCCAGAACTCAGAGCTGTCCTGGGACACTAGGCTGGGAGGCAGTGTTTACTTGTTCTGGTAGGTGCTGATGGTCAAGTGAGTAGagtgggccaggcctggaggagtGTCAGCTTGATGAATGGTCCCTCTGGGAAAGTACAGGAAATCACCcggctaaaagaagaaaaagaaaagaggagggagtTAGGATGTCTTCTCAGTGCTGTATATGGAGTTTCAGTTCTCCATTTTGGAAACCTCTCCTTTGTGATTCAAGGGCCGAGCTGCCTGCTGGGCTCCCAGGCCATCCCGCTGGTCCAGCTTCACTGTGCCTGGGGGCCTGTCACTGTGAAGCTCAATCCTGCAGAGGGTGCAGCACCTGAAGTCACTGTCCTATCCACAGCCTGAGACCAGATACCCCTGAAGCCACCCGCCCCGACCCAAGGTCAAGGATGACATCCTGTGCCTGGGAACCCTGCTCCCTCCGCCTCTGCCCACCAGAGTGGAAGCTCCAAGTCACACAGACgttgccacttactggctgtgagTTAACACCccgaagcctcagtttctttatctgtaaaatggagacaacagCTCCAAACCTCACAGATTATTTTTAGGATGAAAGGAGGTCCCTGCCTGTGCTCTGCCTGAGCAGCCTACAGCCCAGGGCTGACCCTCGTCCCAGACAGGGCAAAGCCGCCCGAGGCCACACCTTTCACTGCTTCTGTAGAGAAGTCGGTGGGCACTGAATTCCTAACTCGATCCTGACGAACTGTGATTATCTTTGGAGACAGCTTATTTGAAAAAGGAACTTAATTCTCCCTCGGCTCATTTCTCTAGGTACAAACACCAAGCCTCCTTCAGAAGTTGCGTGTGCTGGCGGACGGGAAGGAGAGCCACCGCAGTCTCGGCCACGTTCCCATGGGGACCACACACACCGCACAAACAGCAACCTCAAGCAGCTTGCTCCAGGAGCGGCGCGCACGCGGAAGCCCCGTACCTTCAAGGTGAACTCGCGCGCCGGGCTCCCGATGCTGTCCTCGGCCTCCACGCCGTACTCGCGAGCCAGGGGCACGGTCGGGCGGTAGAGGCGCCAGCGCTTCTCGCCCTCCAGCTGCAGGATGAGAACCTAGGGCCGCGGCCGGGCGAGTCAGCGGCCGGCCTCCCACCCCCGCGCGCCAGGGGGACCGAGTGCACGCTGCAGACTGAAGACGGCAGCGCAGAGGCAG
It encodes the following:
- the RIOX2 gene encoding ribosomal oxygenase 2 isoform X1, with protein sequence MPKKAKPAENGKEEGPAPCKRVKVEAAGRPSALNFDSPSGLFESLISPIKTETFFKEFWEQKPLLIQRDDPALATYYQSLFRLSDLKSLCSRGMYYGRDINVCRCVNGKKKVLNKDGKVHFLQLRKDFDQKRATIQFHQPQRFKDELWRIQEKLECYFGSLVGSNVYITPAGSQGLPPHYDDVEVLILQLEGEKRWRLYRPTVPLAREYGVEAEDSIGSPAREFTLKPGDFLYFPRGTIHQADTPPGLAHSTHLTISTYQNNSWGDFLLDTISGLVFDTAKEDLELRAGLPRQLLLQVETTAVARRRVSGFLRMLADKLEGTKELLSADMKKDFIMNRLPPYCVGDGAELSTPGGQLPRLDSTVRLQFKDHIILTLGPDQDRSDETREKMIYIYHSLKNRRETHMMGNEETESHGLRFPLSHMDALKQIWNSTAISVKDLKLTTDEEKESLALSLWTECLIQVV
- the RIOX2 gene encoding ribosomal oxygenase 2 isoform X2 codes for the protein MPKKAKPAENGKEEGPAPCKRVKVEAAGRPSALNFDSPSGLFESLISPIKTETFFKEFWEQKPLLIQRDDPALATYYQSLFRLSDLKSLCSRGMYYGRDINVCRCVNGKKKVLNKDGKVHFLQLRKDFDQKRATIQFHQPQRFKDELWRIQEKLECYFGSLVGSNVYITPAGSQGLPPHYDDVEVLILQLEGEKRWRLYRPTVPLAREYGVEAEDSIGSPAREFTLKPGDFLYFPRGTIHQADTPPGLAHSTHLTISTYQNNSWGDFLLDTISGLVFDTAKEDLELRAGLPRQLLLVETTAVARRRVSGFLRMLADKLEGTKELLSADMKKDFIMNRLPPYCVGDGAELSTPGGQLPRLDSTVRLQFKDHIILTLGPDQDRSDETREKMIYIYHSLKNRRETHMMGNEETESHGLRFPLSHMDALKQIWNSTAISVKDLKLTTDEEKESLALSLWTECLIQVV